In the Engraulis encrasicolus isolate BLACKSEA-1 chromosome 9, IST_EnEncr_1.0, whole genome shotgun sequence genome, one interval contains:
- the LOC134455457 gene encoding tripartite motif-containing protein 16-like protein, whose amino-acid sequence MAEANVFLAQDQFTCAICLDLLKDPVAIICGHSFCMDCISGCWDQEDPKGVYSCPQCRQTFTPRPVLGRNTMLAEVVEKLKLLGLQSAPAAHCYAGPGDVECDVCSGRKRKAVKSCLVCLSSYCETHFTSHNDLFPGKKHKVIGAAGKLEDLICCQHDKLLEVFCRTDQTCICMLCIMDEHSGHKTVSVAAERTEKQKELGKEQRKFHDVIKEKETRLQDIRKAVKTLQSSADAAVENSERVFTEMIRSIEKRRSEVTKLIRDQERADVSRAEELMETLEQEIAELKRRVAELEQFSQSENNVRFLKSFQSLCASTTSDKSSTCSVHTDELFERVSDSLTVLKEKLQDVLHQGLQDMTKTGEQISIFRPSEPVTREDFLKYSHQLTLDPNTAHNELKLSEGNRVAERVNKSQSYPDHPDRFSHVPQVMCSEATSARCYWEVEWSGYDVFIAVSYKGLKRKGDNNDVYLGYNTNSWALYCNSSGFWFYHNNKHTELPHGQISSRIGVYVDHRAGTLSFYSVSANTMTLLHKVETTFTEPLYPAFWLHRVGNKIKLCQ is encoded by the exons ATGGCAGAGGCCAATGTGTTTTTAGCTCAGGATCAGTTCACTTGTGCAATCTGTTTGGATCTCTTAAAGGATCCGGTGGCTATTATctgtggacacagtttctgtatggattgtatctcaggctgctgggatcaagaggatccaaagggagtctacagctgcccacagtgcagacagacttttactccaaggcccgttctgggcagaaacacaatgctggctgaagtggtggagaaactgaagcttctgggactccagtctgctcctgctgcccactgctatgctggacctggagatgtggagtgtgacgtctgctctgggagaaagcggaaggctgtcaagtcctgtctggtgtgTCTGTCCTCTTACTGTGAAACTCACTTCACATCTCACAACGATCTCTTCCCAGGAAAGAAACACAAAGTGATTGGTGCTGCTGGTAAACTAGAGGATCTGATCTGCTGTCAGCATGATAAACTGCTGGAGGTCTTCTGTCGCACTGATCAGACATGCATATGCATGCTGTGCATCATGGATGAACACAGTGGACATAAAACTGTTTCAGTTGCAGCAGAGCGGACAGAGAAACAG aAAGAGCTTGGAAAGGAACAGAGGAAATTTCATGACGTCATCAAAGAAAAAGAGACTCGCCTACAAGACATCAGAAAGGCTGTGAAAACTCTTCAG AGTTCTGCTGATGCAGCAGTGGAGAACAGTGAGAGGGTCttcactgagatgatccgctccattgagaaaagacgctctgaggtgacgaagctgatcagagatcaggagagggctgatgtgagtcgagctgaagaactcatggagacactggagcaggagatcgctgagctgaagaggagagttgcTGAGCTGGAGCAGTTCTCACAGAGTGAAAATAACGTCCGTTTTCTCAAG AGTTTCCAGTCTCTGTGTGCCTCCACTACATCTGACAAGTCATCTACGTGCTCAGTGCATACAGATGAGctttttgagagagtgagtgacagccTCACTGTGCTCAAAGAGAAACTGCAGGATGTGCTCCACCAGGGACTACAGGACATGACTAAAACTG GTGAACAAATCAGCATTTTCAGACCTtcagagcctgtgaccagagagGATTTCCTGAAAT ATTCCCATCAGCTGACATTGGACCCCAACACGGCTCACAATGAGCTGAAACTGTCTGAGGGAAACAGAGTTGCAGAAAGGGTTAATAAGagtcagtcatatcctgatcatccagacagatttagtCATGTGCCACAGGTGATGTGTTCAGAGGCTACATCTGCcaggtgctactgggaggttgagtggtctGGATATGATGTGTTTatagctgtttcatacaaggggctgaagaggaaaggagataaTAATGATGTTTATCTTGGGTACAATACAAACTCCTGGGCATTGTATTGCAATTCATCTGGGTTCTGGTTCTACCATAATAATAAACATACTGAACTCCCTCATGGTCAGATCTCctctagaataggagtgtatgtggatcacagggcaggaactctgagctTCTACAGTGTCTCTGCCAACACTATGACTCTGCTGCACAAAGTAGAGACCACATTCACTGAGCCACTATATCCTGCCTTTTGGCTCCACCGTGTTGGCAACAAAATCAAATTGTGTCAGTGA
- the LOC134456100 gene encoding tripartite motif-containing protein 16-like: MAEASVLLAQDQFTCAICLDLLKDPVTIPCGHSFCMDCISGCWDQEDPKGVYSCPQCRQTFTPRPVLGRNTMLAEVVEKLKLLGLQSAPAAHCYAGPGDVECDVCSGRKRKAVKSCLMCLSSYCENHFRVHNDLNPGKKHKVIDAAGKLEDLICSQHDKLLEVFCRTDQTCICVLCVMDEHKGHDTVSIAAERTEKQKELGGTQRKFHDVIKEKETHLQDLRKAVKTLQSSADAAVENSERVFTEMIRSIEKRRSEVTKLIRDQERADVSRAEELMETLEQEIAELKRRVAELEQFSQSENNIKFLKDKSSTCSVHTDELFERVSDSLTVLKEKLQDVLHQGLQDMTKTGEQISIFRPSEPVTREDFLKYSHQLTLDPNTAHNQLKLSEGNRVAECVKESQSYPDHPDRFSVTQVMCSEAISARCYWEVEWSGDYVFIALSYKGLKTKGNYNDVYLGYDTISWALRCHPSGFWFFHNSKQTDLPQAQISSRVGVYVDHRAGTLSFYSVSADTMTLLHKVETTFTEPLYPAFWFNYSGGKIKLCQ, encoded by the exons ATGGCAGAGGCCAGTGTATTATTAGCTCAAGATCAGTTCACTTGTGCAATCTGTTTGGATCTACTAAAGGATCCGGTGACTATTccctgtggacacagtttctgtatggattgtatctcaggctgctgggatcaagaggatccaaagggagtctacagctgcccacagtgcagacagacttttactccaaggccagttctgggcagaaacacaatgctggctgaagtggtggagaagctgaagcttctgggactccagtctgctcctgctgcccactgctatgctggacctggagatgtggagtgtgacgtctgctctgggagaaagcgaaaggctgtcaagtcctgtctgatGTGTCTGTCCTCTTACTGTGAAAATCACTTCAGAGTTCACAATGATCTAAACCCAGGGAAGAAACACAAAGTGATTGACGCTGCTGGTAAACTAGAGGATCTGATCTGCTCTCAGCATGATAAACTGCTGGAGGTCTTCTGTCGCACTGATCagacgtgcatatgtgtgctgtgtgtcatggaTGAACACAAAGGCCATGACACAGTTTCAATTGCAGCAGAGCGGACAGAGAAACAG AAAGAGCTGGGAGGAACACAGAGAAAATTCCATGACGTCATCAAAGAAAAAGAGACTCACCTGCAAGACCTCAGAAAGGCTGTAAAAACTCTTCAG agttctgctgatgcagcagtggagaacagtgagagggtcttcactgagatgatccgctccattgagaaaagacgctctgaggtgacgaagctgatcagagatcaggagagggctgatgtgagtcgagctgaagaactcatggagacactggagcaggagatcgctgagctgaagaggagagttgcTGAGCTGGAGCAGTTCTCACAAAGTGAAAATAACATAAAGTTTCTCAAG gacaagtcatctacgtgctcagtgcatacagatgagctttttgagagagtgagtgacagccTCACTGTGCTCAAAGAGAAACTGCAGGATGTGCTCCACCAGGGACTACAGGACATGACTAAAACTG GTGAACAAATCAGCATTTTCAGACCTtcagagcctgtgaccagagagGATTTCCTGAAAT ATTCCCATCAGCTGACATTGGACCCCAACACGGCTCATAATCAGCTGAAACTGTCTGAGGGAAACAGAGTTGCAGAATGTGTTAAGGAGagtcagtcatatcctgatcatccagacagatttagtGTGACACAGGTGATGTGTTCAGAGGCTATATCTGCcaggtgctactgggaggttgagtggtctGGAGATTATGTGTTTATAGCTCTTTCATACAAGGGGCTGAAGACGAAAGGGAATTATAATGATGTTTACCTTGGGTACGATACAATCTCCTGGGCATTGCGTTGCCATCCATCTGGGTTCTGGTTCTTCCATAATAGTAAACAAACTGATCTCCCTCAAGCTCAGATCTCCTCTagagtaggagtgtatgtggatcacagggcaggaactctgagctTCTACAGTGTCTCTGCTGACACTATGACTCTGCTGCACAAAGTAGAGACCACATTCACTGAGCCACTGTATCCTGCCTTTTGGTTCAACTATTCTGGCGGCAAAATCAAATTGTGTCAGTGA